A genomic segment from Antedon mediterranea chromosome 6, ecAntMedi1.1, whole genome shotgun sequence encodes:
- the LOC140052501 gene encoding uncharacterized protein, producing MRVFCLLLLVVVASATLAPLRKAKKPIPGKYIIGLRVNYRIEKRTPESMIECPAQTYSYGNNCFFVANANPFEGIAAQCNEERCNARPVVISSQDENDFLQERLIDDGYRTKLIWIGYRYISQVDEYRWIPTEETSRFEETLGTIAVPPYHAENFKESLSNRDYHESPRGLMRGQMENHKEETYVPQ from the exons ATGCGTGTATTTTGTCTTCTCTTGTTGGTGGTTGTCGCCAGTGCTACCCTAGCACCATTACGCAAAGCCAAGAAACCAATTCCTGGTAAATACATCATTGGACTTAGG gtTAACTATAGAATAGAGAAAAGGACGCCAGAATCTATGATAG AATGTCCGGCTCAAACCTACAGTTATGGAAATAATTGTTTCTTTGTGGCAAACGCAAATCCGTTTGAGGGCATTGCCGCACAATGTAACGAGGAAAGATGCAATGCCAGGCCTGTTGTCATATCGTCTCAAGATGAAAACGACTTTTTGCAAGAAAGACTTATTGACGATGGTTACAGAACGAAGCTTATCTGGATAGGCTACCGTTACATTTCACAGGTTGATGAATATCGTTGGATTCCAACTGAAGAGACatcacgatttgaag agACTCTTGGGACTATTGCTGTTCCGCCATACCACGCCGAGAAttttaaagagtcgctatccaatcgagatTACCATGAAAGCCCacgtggtctaatg CGTGGACAAATGGAGAACCACAAAGAGGAGACCTATGTGCCGCAATGA